The genomic window GTTTTGGAAGAGGATAGATGTCTTTCCCCGGAGGAAGCTGAGACGCTGGAGGAGAAGATTCTGGAGAACATCAAGAAAGGGATGATAGAGCTCTACCTGACGCTCACTTTTGGAGAGGATGTTGGACTCGGGGAAAGCTAACCCCCATAAACCACGGGAAGGACTTTCAATGTATCCCCATCGCTTAGTGGATGGTCTTTTGAGACTTTTCTTTCGTTGAGGATTAAATGATGCTCCGAAGCGCTTATTCTCAGAGTATTGAGAACATCAGCAACAGTAGCTCCGTCTCTGACTTCCAGTTCAATCTCTGCACCATGTTTTAGGGCAAGCTCGCCATAGAGCCTAACCCGTATCTTCACGTTTGAGCTCCTCCAAAAACTGCTTTAGCTTTTCATATATCTCTTCAGGGGCTTCTTTTAAGGGTGAAGCCTTTATTTTGGGCTTTTCCAGTCCAATAATCAGTTTTTCAAAGAATTCGATGGCATTTTCTAGTGCCTCCTCCTCGGTGGCTCCAGGGGGGATGTCGTTGTCGAAGTAATACCAGCTATCGTTTTCCTTATCGTATAGAGCTAAACTTGGGAACCATTCCCCACATTCTCCCCCTATGCTGAGCTCAATCATGAGCTTGTCGTTTTCGAGAAAACCCTGCCTAAGCTTCTCACGCCACATATACTCCACCAGGAAAAAGGTGAGAAAAGAGAGTTTAAAAACTTTTAACACTTTTCAAACTCGACCTTTGTTGGAGTTGGATTGGCCAAGTTATCGGAAACCGGGCAGCGTTCCTCAACTTGCTCAAGCCACTTCTTGAGGGTTTCTTCATCAGCGTCTGTCTTTACTTTAACTTTGACTTTGATCTCTTTATATCCTGCTCTCTCGTTACCCTGTCCATAGAGCTTTCCGGGGTTGAAGACACCTTCAACCTCAACTTTCAGGTCTTCAATGTTTATTCCCATATCCTTGGCTACAAGAGTTGCGACAATATTGAAACATCCTGCAAGGGCTGCGAGAACGTAGTCTATTGGACTCGGGGCTTCCGTTCTGCCTACCAGTAAAGTGCGTGTAGGGTGTTAATTTCGTAACGGGTAGGCTTCCCTCCTCCCGTCTTCATCGGAGGGCTTTCGGGGGGAACGGGAACTCCCCACATCTTCAGGGCTTTCAAACGAATATTCCACGAGCCGACCACATCACGGTCAGCCTCAAAACCACAATTCGAGCACTTTAAAACCCTGTGCCCATTCGGGACTAGCTTCCCCCCACATATCGGACACAGGGATGAAGAGTAAGCAGGATCAACAAAAACGACACTCACACCCTTTAACTTGGCTTTATACTCGATAATGGATTGAAGCTTTCTAAAACTCCACCTGTGCAAGCGACCATTCAACTCAGCAGAGTATCTGACTGAGTCTCTAATATTAGTCAAATCCTCAAGGGCAATACAACCATAATTCTCTGCCAGTTCAACAATCTTGGTTGCTAACTTGTGATACAAGTCATTTAGTCTGTTCCTTTCTCTTTCGCCATACTTTTCCAAAAGCTCTTTTCTCTTTTTACCCGTTTTTAGCTTCTTCTGAATTCTCCTCCTCTTCAAGAAATAACCCGTTCTAATTTCCCTCTCGTGAGTAATGATCTGGATAAAGTTCCCATCTGGAAGGCTGAGGGTTACATTATTCTCGTTCAAGTCCACACCAACGACGGCTTTTGACTCTCTGACTTCAACTTCCTTTGAGAACACCACGTGGAGAAAAACTCCTTTTGGATTTTTAACCAGCCAGGCTTGTCCTATTTTCCACTCCCTAAACTTCTCGTGGTACTTTGCACGATAAAACTCCAGTTCCAGCCTTCTACTTGGAGTTGAGAGTTTAATAAATCCTCCTTCAATGTCGAGTTTGAAGAGGTGATCATCAAGCATTATCACTTTTTTCTTGAAAACAGGCTTTCCATTAGCTTTTCCTTTTCTCTTCCTCTTCCTGTAACTCTTGTAGATTGAGGTAGCCATTTGGCAGGCCGTGTAAATGTAGTGGCTTGGGAGTTCTGGGTACTGCTCCCGAAGGCTTTTGTACGTCTCTTTCTTCAACCGGTAGAAGCTCGTAATGTTGTTCTCAAAAACATAATCAAGGAGTAAATTTACAATATCAGAATAAAGGGAGAAGAGGTCTTCTAACCCTTCAGGTTCTGTTTTGAGTTTGAATTTTGCCGTGAGTTTAATAGTCTCTGAGGGCATTCTTTACCGCCTCGACAAGGCGTTTTTTCTTGTGAGAACGGGCACCATAGAGTTTTCCAGCAAAGGAAGTAACAATTGCTAACAAGTCCTCAACAAGTTCCTTTTCTGGCGTTTTCTCTTCATCATCAAAGATTACTTCAACCTCAACCCCGTGAGAGTTAAAGTATTGCTCAAGGTATTTGAATCCAAAGCGGGTGAGCCTGTCTTTGTACGTTATAACGACTTTTGTTATTTCCCCACTTTCAACGAGTTTGAAGAGTTGTTTCAGTCCTTTTCTATTCTCGTTTAGTCCTGAAGAAATGTCTGTGATGATTTTTGCAACTTGGTAGCCTTTTGATGCGCAGTAGTTTTTGAGGTATTCGACTTGTCTCTCAAGGTCTTGTTTTTGGTCTCGGCTTGAGACTCTGGCGTAAATTACAACCTTGTCGGGGATTTTGCCTTCGAGGAGTCTTTTAATCTCGCTTTCCGGGATGCGGTATTCTTTTCCAACCCTGTATGCTTTAATCTCTTCCGTCTTGATTTTCCTGATTAATGTTGGCTTGCTAATGCCAAGGAGCTGTGCCGCTTTTCCCGTCCTATAAAGCTTCATACTGCACACCCTTATTACAAACAATGACACAAAATATATAAACTTTACGATTTTAACCATTTAGAAAACAGCCCCTCCACCCGGGATTACGATAAGCTTTTCATTCCTGAAAGCCCAGATTGCCTTGGCTATGTCATCTCCAACCAGTTTGGCAATGCTCCTTATTGGAACGTCAACCAAAACGGAAATTTCACTGCCGAACTCCCTAAGCAGTCTTTCCCATACACTTTTGACGGCTTTGGTTTCGACTCCCTTGTTGAGAACCATGGCAATTATTTCTGCAAGAGGTGCCAGATGGAGGTAGGGAGGTCTATCCTCCGGTCGTTCATTCGTATCAGCCAGCTCAAGTATCCTATCGTGTACTCCCTTCTTTATAACCCCTCCGCAGACCTCGCATCTCCAGTTTAACCTCTTCGCATCTTCGAGACGGTATTTGGTATAACATTTCGAACATGCAGTTAGGTGATACTTTCCAAGCCTCGGGTCAAGTCCAGCGTTTAGGACTATTTTCCTCCCGCCCCGCTTTAGAATGGCCTTTTTAACTTCATCAAACGTCGCATCCTCAATCTCAAAGCGGTTGAACTCCCTCCCAAGTCTGTGAGGCATTGGAGAATGAGCATCGCTATTGCTCAGGTAGGTGAGTTTGTGGTGTGCTTTGATTCTATCCGCCATCTCAGAATCGGCAGAAAGCCCAAGTTCAAGGAAGTGGACCTTAGCGTCGCCATATGCCTCTTTGAGGCTGTTGTACTCCTTATAAAGGGCTGTCCATGGGGTAAATGAGTGGGCCGGGCCTATCAAAACGTCGAGTTCGTTAGCAAGGTCGGCTATCTCAGCCGCGCTTAGGTTCACATGAGATCTCCCCTCACTTTCAATATCTTTTGAATATGGTTTGAGCCTTTCCCTCATTTCTCTCACGGCATCAATTGAGGGAAAAATTAGCAAGTGGTGCACCCTTCTGTTGTCTTCAACCTCAGCCGTAAGGAGAAACCTCACACCTTTTATCTCGTAGCTTCCCCCATCTACTTTTTGAGCAGACCTTAAAAGTTCTTTCTCCCATTGAGGGTTTAAAATGTCTCCAGTCCCTACGATTCCGAGACCTTTGAGCTTTGCGTTCTCAGCCAGAAGAGGGAATGTCATTAACTTTGAGACTGCCTTGGAATAGCGGGAGTGGATGTGCAGATCAGCATCAACTATCATAAAAGCACCTCAAAAGAAAAGGAAAAATCAAAGGTAGCCTCTATCTTCTTCCTCATGGCCTGGTTGTGGAAGCTGCTGCTCAAACATCGCCCTCTGCATTTCTTGGACTTTTCTAAGAATCTCTTCGGTTTCTTTTGCCCTCTCATCGAGAGCGCTCATGTCTATCTCTAAATTGAGAACCTGCGCAACGACGCTTAGGACTGCTTTGGCAGCTTTCGCATCCACTATGTAACCAAGGCTTTCTCCAAGGAAGCATGCCCCTCTCATTCCCCTGAGCTTTCCTATGCCCAAGAGCAAACCTGCTGCTCCAACTATTGCTCCTCCTTCGTCTTCCCTAAACACAACAGGTAGGTGTTTGTATTTCTCCTTTGTTTCCAAATCGGTGAAAGAGGCTAAAACCCTTGGCTCCCCTTCAAGCTCTGGAACCTGGTAACCGCCCATGGTGATTATCTCCCTCGTTCCAAACTGCTCTACAAAGTCGAGCATCTTTCCAACAACTTCAAAGTGTCCATAGCTGTCGGTTGGAGGTACTTGAGTGTCTCCGGTGATTATTATCAAATCTCTGTGCTCATCATCGGGACTCTTCCAGTAATAGAACTCATTTCTCATCAAATCCACTGTCGAATCTTTTTTCACTATGACTTGGTGCATGAAGTGAGGAGAGTAAAGCTCAGCGAATTTCTTTGCCTTAAGTTCTTGAATTAAATGTTCTGCAGCCAGCTTACCAACTAAACCAATTCCCGGGAGACCTTCAATAAAGACCGGGTCGTATATGTCGGGCTTTTCATAAACAACTATCATCGTTTCCTTCATTTTTTCACCCCGATACCAAGTAGTTCCCTCTTAAGTCTCCTCCTATATTCTCCATATGGATCCTCCGGGGAAAACTTAGGAGGATGAGCTGATTTAGTTTTTTCTCCACAAACCGGGCAAATATCCTTTAGTGTGTATCTGCCACATTTTGGACATTTTTTAATTCTGAACCTCATGCCTCTCTCCTCTTTATCTTCCTTATCTTCTTTTCCTTCCTTATGAGAGAGGCCTCCCCACCAGCTTGTTTTATGACCTGAAGTATCTCCGAGGCTATCTTCTCTAGCACTTCTTCGGCTTTATAGTAGTCCGGAGCGGTGATATCTATCCTGTACCTCGGTGCACCGAGATAACTAAACTTAACCTCTATTCCCTGCTCTTCATTCGCCCTGTCTCTGGCTCTTATAAGGGCTTCTTTTATGATTTCAATACCGTTAGGAGTCGGCACACTTATTTCAAACTCCGCATCTATTGTGACGGTTGGAATTTCAACATAGTTCTTAATTATCTCATCGAGAACCGGCAACCATTCTTCTGGGATGAGGTCTTTAAGAACTTCAATTCCGTTCTGGGCGGCATCTTCAAAAGCGGCATAAACCTCCCCATACTCTAATTCAAGGGGCACCCAAACTTCCTTCCATGCTGTTTCGAAGTCCTTACCGAGTTTTTCAGCCGCCATCTTTAAGAGGTTCTCCGCTTTTTGGGCCCTCTTGAACTCCTGAAGCTTCGCTTTCCTCTCTTGCTGCTTGACTCTCTTAAGGCTCAGGTCTATGTGGCCCTTGCTCGGGTCAACACGTATTACCTTTGCAACTATCTTCTGGCCTTCTTTGAGGTAGTCCCTAATATTTCTCACAAAAGTTGGAGCAACTTCGCTTATGTGCATAAAACCTTCTTTTCCAGGATACTCGTCAAGGGTCAAGAATGCACCATAATTGTGGATGCTCTTAACAGTGGCCACAACAAACTCTCCTTCTTCCGGAAATTCTCTAGCTCTCCTCGGCATTTTCACCATCTCCCAAAAATTTTACCTAATAAAGGTTGGTTGTATGAGGTTTTTAAGGTTTTGGAGAAAAATAAGAAAGATCACTCAAGAACTTCTAGAATCTTCGCCTTTATGACTCCCTTTCCACCGGCTGGTTCAACAAGAGTTGAACCGCAAACCAAACAGCGTACTTTTGTAGCCGGGTGGCTGAAAACGATTTGCTCGTTTCCACAGTCAATGCACTTAACCTTGAGGAATCTTGACCTTGGCATTGGGATTAATTTCTCAGGTATTGCCATTTTTTCTCACCTCACACGAGTTCGAACTTCTTTACTCTAAATCCTTCGCCTCTTGTGTGTGCCTTTCCGCACTCTGTGCACACAAACCTAAGGTCAAGCTTCTTCACTGGCTTTTCTCTTCCAGCCGGGTTTGGCCTTGGGAAACCTTTGTAACCCTTGAGGATTCTTCTGAATCTTCTCTGACCTGCACTAAGCTCACTTCTTGGCCTCTTCTTCACTTTTTCTACCTTGTGAACTGTGTGCTTCTTACAAAACGGGCAGTATGTCCTCATCTGCTTTGGATATTTCATTTTTCCACCTCCCGAACACGCCCGGTAGGTTCCTTTACGGACACCCCCGAGCATGAACCCATGACAGTTCGAGAACCCCTAATATAAAACCCTTTAAAACATTTTTGGAAGCTCAGAAAAATTTTTAAATACAAAATGTTACTAAAAATCAGGGGTGGGAGCAATGATGCTGGAAGAGTTTCTCTATGAAATTAAGGAAGTAGAAGAAAGAGAGCTGGAAGCCTACAAAAAACTTCTTAAAAAACTGAAAGACCCAGAATACGCAGACTTAAGAAACTTTCTTCTAAGATTAACCATAGATGAAGTGCTGCACAAACACATCTCCGAAGCCCTTGAAAAAGCTTACCAAGAAGTTAAAGAGCTTATAAAGGAATATACACCTGAAGAAGAAACAGAATTGGGAACAGCCGTCCTCTTCCCGGGAATACCAACTATAATTCTTCCAACGGAAGTGAACGCCATTGGGACAAGAATTCCCTCAGATGAACTTTTAGAGGAATATTTCGGAGAATTCCCCGGAGAACCTGTAGTACCAGCGGAGCTCATGGAAGAGATTAGAGAGAAACTAAAGAATTACATAGAGAAGGAAGAGACACTCATAGAGAAGTACGAAAAACTTTCGGAGAAAGCCAAACACCCAGTGCTAAGGGGAATCGCAAAGGACATCAAAAACAATGAGGAACAGCACAAAAAGATGCTTGAAAAGCTCCTGGAGCACTACAAAAGCTGAAGGATTAATGGAATTAAGAAAGGCGCTATAGCAGTTAAAATGAACCCATGAACAAACGCCAGAAGGGTTATCTCCGTTCCCCCAAATTTTACCATCAGGGGAAGAGTCGTATCCATTGTTGTTGCGCCTCCCATGACTATTGCCTTCTCTTTTGGAATCCTCTTTATTGCCAAGGGATAGAAAATAATCGTTAGAATCTCCCTCGTTAAGTTTGCCAGAAATCCAATTATCCCATATACTGGGGAATAATTCGCCAAAAGAGGGCCGGTTAGAGAGTACCACCCGAAACCTGCGGAGATGGCTAATCCCCATTTTGGAGAAACTTTTAAAAGAAAGGAAGCTAACAAACCGCCCATTAATGAACCTACAACGGTTGATGTCGGTAGTAAAATAGCCATTTTGCCGAGCCTTTTAAGTTCTTCCCTCAATCCCCTGCTCTTTCCGATATCGATGCCTATTATGAATATTAAGAGATATAGCATAAGCTCATAGAGGTTGCCAAATTCTAAGCTCGTGTACTTCCCAACAAGCATGCCAAGGAGGAGAGATGAGATTACCAGATAAAGAACGCTCACTCCCTCACCCCCAGCAGAGCTATGAGAAGGCTTCCGAGTATTGTGAACGAGGCAAACACAAGTGAAGAAATAAGGAGCTTGGGGGCGTCTATCTCCACTCTGCCCGCTTCAACTCCCATGAAAAAGATCAAAAGCAGTAGGGCAACGCTCATTGGCCTGTCCATGCTGAACTTTATTCTATCCCTTAGCAGATAACCCACAAAGATACCCAGTATAAGAGGTATGAAGATGTTCATGTCTTAACCTAAAGTACATAAATATTAATAAAATTACCGGACGCATTCGAGGGCTTTTTCGTAATCCTCTTTGCTCAATCTCCAGCCCATTGCACCGAAGTTTTCTTTGATGTGTTCTTTGTTTGTAGCTTTCGGAATCGCAACGACGTTTTCCTTCCAGATTAGCCAGTTCAGCGCAACCTGAGCCGCTGTTTTGCCGTACCTTTTCCCTATCTCTGCCAGACAGCTGTTTCTTGCTAGGCTTCCCTTCTCTAGTGGAGTGTATGCCATCAACGTGATGCCTTCTTTTCTCATGTACTCCAGCAAGCCGCTTTCCTCTGGTCTGCGGTCTTTTAGGGAGTATTTCACCTGGTTTACCACGATTTCATGCTTTCTCATAACTTCCTGGCTCCTCTTGAGAAGTTCAAGGTCGAAGTTGCTGACTCCTATATACCTGATTAACCCCTCATCAACGAGCTCCTCGAGGGCATGGAGGGTTTCTTCTATTTTCCTAAAGTCCTCAGTAGGCCAGTGAAGAAGGTAAAGGTCTATGTAGGTCCCCAACCTCTTTGCGCTTGCCCTTGCCGCTTTTTTGGCACTCTCGTATCCAAAATGTGTGGGCCAGATTTTGCTCACTATGAAGATGTCCTCCCTCTCAAATCCTTCTATGGCTTTTCCAACGAGCTCCTCGCTGTGCCCGGAGGCGTAGAATTCCGCCGTGTCTATGAGGTTTATCCCAAGCTCAAGCCCGTATCTGAGGGCTTCTATGTGTTCCTTATCCTTTGAGTAATCCGGAGTCTCCCAGCCTCCCACTCCCCAAGTTCCCATTCCAATAGCCGTAACCTTGTCATCTCCGATTCTTTTTAGGTCATTAAACGGCTTAACCCGTTTCATCTTTCCACGCCTCCAGCAGGAGTCCAATTTCGTTATATACCTCAATGCTCCTAAAACCCTTTTTCTTCAATACTTCAATGATATCCCCAACAATTTTTCTCTGCACGTTCATCGCTATCGCCTGGCAAAAATGGCACTCTGGAGTAGTTTTGGCAAACAAAAGCCACACCATGACTTTTTCGTTCTCCACAGTTAAACCGTACAGCAGCCCTTCGTCCACAATGTTAAGCTCCGTTTCAGGGTCTTTAACATTCCTGAGTTCCTTAACAACTTCCTCAACTTCAGGGGGGAGATCCTTTATTTTTCCGGGTTTTTGTTTTTCTTTGAGGAAATCCAGAAATCCCATTATCCTCACTTCTTCTCAAATTTTGCCAGAAGGTTGTTTTTCATGTCATATATGTAAACCCTCGAAAACTTCACAAGGGCAAAACGCTCCATTATGTCCCCTATTATCTTGGAATGGGCTATTGCAGCGCCTCCGATCATATTGTAGTAGGAATTGCTCTCCACAGCCAGCCACAGCTTAAGAGTGTCATCGCCAACTTCAAGCCCTGCCAGAAGCCCAGCGTCGAGTATATTCATAGTGCTTATTGGGTCAATAACCGTGCTCAACTCCTCAAGAACTTCCCTATATTCCGGAGGGTACTCCCTATCATTTCTATAAACTTTCATTTTTCCTCACCGCTTAAGAATTGGAGGGAATACATAAAAACATTTTTGGACAAATTTGGTTAGACCTTCCTTACCTCAACCCACGTGGAGTGAAATGCGGAAGCGTTTCCATAACCTTCAACGGTCTCATCCGTTGTGAGGAAGTTTACATTCCAGCCGAGCAGTCTAACCCAGAAGGCCTTGTAAAGAACCACGACACCTTCAGGAACATCTTTGCTAATCTTTGCCACCGTTCTTATTTTTCCGTGTTCGTTGAATACCTCCACTTCATCGTTTTCCTTAATCCCCCTTGCCTCAGCATCCCTGGGGTTGATGTACAGGCAGGGGTCGATTATGTTGTATGTGTTGTGGTACTGGCTTGTTATCGTTAGCTTCCAAGTTGGACTCAGAAGCTGGAGTCCTTTTCTTTTCAGGGGCTTGTACTCAGGGAAAGGCGAAAGGCCCCTTTCAAGGGCTCTCTGGGAGTGGAACTCTATTTTCCCACTTGGGGTGTCATATTTTCTCTCTTTTGCTTCAACTTTTACAAAACCTTTCTTTTTAAGCTCATCCAAGCTTAAACCGTTTATCTCCAGGACCTTCTTTATCACTTCCTCATCGCTCTCGTAAAGGTAGGGATTCTTTATGTCAAGGGCTTTAGCCAGCATTCTGGTCACTTCACTGTTGCTCTTCCCATAGAGCCTCGTCACTGGCTCGTTTAAGGCAACGTAGCGGTGGTAGTATGAATCGGCAATGTCGAGCCTCTCAAAGAATGTATTCGCAGGTAAGACCACATGAGAGTAAAGGGCGGTGTCGGTTAAAAAGATGTCATGAGTCACGACAAATACGTCATTTTCCATTATGGCCTTTCTTAATCTGCTTTGATTTGGAAGCGAAGCCAACGGGTTGGAGTTGTATATGTAGAGAAACTTTATTTCTCCCCGCTCTATATATTCGGCAAGCTTCACCTGGGGTATACTCTTGGCAGGCTTTGTCCTTAAAAAAGCTCCCTCTGCATAGCTTTTGTCGATTGTTTTCATATCGTAGATAAAGCCAAACTTATGTCCCACAAGGGCTGGGAGAACAGAGATAGCCCTCACGGCTTCTCCACCATTGAGGGAGCGCTGAAAACCATACCCGATATGGATGACTCCTTTCTTCTCGGAATACTCAAAGGCAAACTCCTCTATTCTATCCTTCTCAATTCCAGTTTCCTCGCTTACGAAATCAAGGTTTATCTTTTTGAGGGATTCCATAAACTCTTCAAACCCGTATACGTTTTCTCTGACGAAGTCCTTATCGTAGAGTTCGTTTTCCACGATTATCTTTGCAATCCCCAGGGCAAAAAGAGCATCCGTGTTTGGTCTTATCTGGAAAAACTTTTCGCTCCTTTTTGCGGTCTCTGTTTTAACAACATCAACAACCCATTTTTCAAGGCTGTACTTTTTCGCAAGCATGAATCCATGGAGATTAGTCCAGAATGCGTTTATCCCCCAGTACACGATAAGCTTTTGGTTCTTGAGCTCCTCCGGATCCATTCCCACGGCAGTCCCATAGACGTCCCTCAAAGCCTCCTGACCAGCCCTGTCGCATATTCCATAATCAAGCATTGCAGTGTTGAGGTAATGGAAAAGCCTCAGCGGAAAAGCGTAGTTAACAACCCCTCTATCGCCAGCATAGTTGTAAACAAGGACGCTCTCGCTTCCGTATTCATCTATGGTTTCCTTCAGTTTATCCGCAACGGCTTTGATAGCCTCTTCCCACTCAGCTTCCCTGAATTCATCCTTTAGTGTTTCTCTCATTAACGGCTTTTTTAACCGCTCTTCGCTGTGGAACCACTTCGGAAGAAGAGCTCCCTTTGGACATAAAAAGCCCCTCGTTACTGGGTGCTCAGGATTCCCTCTAACGAATAGCTTTCCCTCTCTGAGCTCGCTTATGATTGCGCAGGTGTCGTAGCAGTCTCTCATGCAAACGCTGAACATGGAAAACACCTAATGGGAAATGCTCACCCTTCTAGCCGCTTCTCTCTGAACTAGAACATGCCCAAGGGTTCTCGGAAGAGTAACTAGATCTCCTGCCTTGAAGGGTCCATATTCCCTCAAGCGTTCGTCCATGACCTTTGGAATATCTTCGAGAATAAGATAAGCTTCCCAAATCTGCTTCCCGCTCTCGGGAATTTTTTCTTCAACTTCTTCCTCAACAACTTCAAATTCTTCTTCCATAGGTATCTGCTCTCTGTTTACAAACGCTAGAAGCAGAGAGAAGATTTTCCTCTCTTCACCTGCAAGATTGTGGGGCCTTCCCTCAAAGACCATGTCAACTATTTTATGGAGCCTCACACGGAGTATTTCTTTGATAAGCTTTTCCGCAACATTCATCTCTGCAAGGTATAGCTTTTCTTCGAGTTCTTCCCCCCTCTCCTTGGAAGACTCTGCCCTAAGCTTTAATGCCTTTACAAGGCTGTCAAACTCTTTGTAAAATTCATCGTCTAGGGAAATCAGTTCGTTTGAAGATAGCTCCATTTCCAGAAGTTCCCTGAGCTTTGCAAGATCCAATTTAACCACCTAAAAAAATAGTATGAGGAGGTCACTCCTCAACTCTCGGAGCAAGTAAGAACGTAAGCCTTCCTTCGTCTCTGATTGGATAGTCCATCTGGAGGGGCATTTCGTTTCCGAATCTGAGAACGACTTCGTCGGCTTTTCCAATTCCCTTGACCATATCTGCGAGGTAGCTGACACCATAGGCGCTCTTAGTTTCTTCCTCAACTTCAAGGTCGAGCAGGCCTTCGTCTTCCAGTGTGAGCTTTATCTCAACTTCTTGAGTCTCGCCCTCTGCCCTCATAATGAACTCATTTGGCTTGGCAATGAACTTTATGGAGTCGCTAACAAGGGAAGCATCTTTAACTGCCTCTTTTAGGACCTCACCTAGAACAACAGCTTTTACAGTGAATGGAAGCTCAGGAAGCTCGAGCTCGAGCTCTTCAACTTCAATGAGGGGAAGTCTGAATGTCCTTTTTGCGGTTCCTTCGAGTGTTACCTCAAGGAAGTTCTCCTCACCTTTCTTGAGAATGAGTATATCTTTGCTCTTTCCTCTCTTGAGAATTTTCTTGAAGTGATCCATATTAATGCCAATTGTTTCCTCTGCCTCGACCTCATATTTGGTAAAGATTCCAGCTGGGAGGTTAAGGTCAATTAAAACAACTCTGCTTGGATCCATAGCTCTCATTGATATGCCTTCTTCTGTAACTTTAAAGGCAGCTTCATCAATTAAATTGCTTGCCGTGTCTATCAAGCTTGCAAAATCCTTTGCCCCATCAAAAACTACCTCGAATGGCATGTTTATCCCTCCATATCGTTGAGAATTTTAGCCATCAACCTTATTCTTTCTTTACCTCTCCATAAATAAGTTTTTCCATTGTTCACATCGGGTATCCTTCTATATGCTTCATCCAACTCCTTTAAAGCTTTTTCTACAAGACGTTTAAGCACCTCTAGTTCAAGCTTCTCCATTTGTTTCACCGCTACTCGTAGCTCCTCCATGTGTGGCCACACTTTGTACAGCGGTAGAAGATCGTTGAAGGTTCATCTCCCGCCCTTGTTTGCATTTCCCACCAGTAGGCTTCATCGTTACCGCACTTCGGACAGGTTATTTTTACCTTTGGAAGTGTAGCTACGTCCTGCTCAATAACAGGTATGTCCTCCCTTTCGTGTTTAACTTTTTGCGTTATCCTGTATCTGCTAGCAGCTTCTGGATCAAGTGGCTCCTCATACCCGCACTTCCTGCACACAAAAACTCCCTTTTTCTTATCCGGTAACATTATGCTCCCACACTTTGGACAGAA from Thermococcus bergensis includes these protein-coding regions:
- a CDS encoding MoaD/ThiS family protein; this encodes MKIRVRLYGELALKHGAEIELEVRDGATVADVLNTLRISASEHHLILNERKVSKDHPLSDGDTLKVLPVVYGG
- a CDS encoding RNA-guided endonuclease InsQ/TnpB family protein yields the protein MPSETIKLTAKFKLKTEPEGLEDLFSLYSDIVNLLLDYVFENNITSFYRLKKETYKSLREQYPELPSHYIYTACQMATSIYKSYRKRKRKGKANGKPVFKKKVIMLDDHLFKLDIEGGFIKLSTPSRRLELEFYRAKYHEKFREWKIGQAWLVKNPKGVFLHVVFSKEVEVRESKAVVGVDLNENNVTLSLPDGNFIQIITHEREIRTGYFLKRRRIQKKLKTGKKRKELLEKYGERERNRLNDLYHKLATKIVELAENYGCIALEDLTNIRDSVRYSAELNGRLHRWSFRKLQSIIEYKAKLKGVSVVFVDPAYSSSLCPICGGKLVPNGHRVLKCSNCGFEADRDVVGSWNIRLKALKMWGVPVPPESPPMKTGGGKPTRYEINTLHALYW
- a CDS encoding IS607 family transposase, producing MKLYRTGKAAQLLGISKPTLIRKIKTEEIKAYRVGKEYRIPESEIKRLLEGKIPDKVVIYARVSSRDQKQDLERQVEYLKNYCASKGYQVAKIITDISSGLNENRKGLKQLFKLVESGEITKVVITYKDRLTRFGFKYLEQYFNSHGVEVEVIFDDEEKTPEKELVEDLLAIVTSFAGKLYGARSHKKKRLVEAVKNALRDY
- a CDS encoding TIGR00375 family protein is translated as MIVDADLHIHSRYSKAVSKLMTFPLLAENAKLKGLGIVGTGDILNPQWEKELLRSAQKVDGGSYEIKGVRFLLTAEVEDNRRVHHLLIFPSIDAVREMRERLKPYSKDIESEGRSHVNLSAAEIADLANELDVLIGPAHSFTPWTALYKEYNSLKEAYGDAKVHFLELGLSADSEMADRIKAHHKLTYLSNSDAHSPMPHRLGREFNRFEIEDATFDEVKKAILKRGGRKIVLNAGLDPRLGKYHLTACSKCYTKYRLEDAKRLNWRCEVCGGVIKKGVHDRILELADTNERPEDRPPYLHLAPLAEIIAMVLNKGVETKAVKSVWERLLREFGSEISVLVDVPIRSIAKLVGDDIAKAIWAFRNEKLIVIPGGGAVF
- a CDS encoding proteasome assembly chaperone family protein, with product MKETMIVVYEKPDIYDPVFIEGLPGIGLVGKLAAEHLIQELKAKKFAELYSPHFMHQVIVKKDSTVDLMRNEFYYWKSPDDEHRDLIIITGDTQVPPTDSYGHFEVVGKMLDFVEQFGTREIITMGGYQVPELEGEPRVLASFTDLETKEKYKHLPVVFREDEGGAIVGAAGLLLGIGKLRGMRGACFLGESLGYIVDAKAAKAVLSVVAQVLNLEIDMSALDERAKETEEILRKVQEMQRAMFEQQLPQPGHEEEDRGYL
- a CDS encoding RNA-protein complex protein Nop10; amino-acid sequence: MRFRIKKCPKCGRYTLKDICPVCGEKTKSAHPPKFSPEDPYGEYRRRLKRELLGIGVKK
- a CDS encoding translation initiation factor IF-2 subunit alpha, coding for MPRRAREFPEEGEFVVATVKSIHNYGAFLTLDEYPGKEGFMHISEVAPTFVRNIRDYLKEGQKIVAKVIRVDPSKGHIDLSLKRVKQQERKAKLQEFKRAQKAENLLKMAAEKLGKDFETAWKEVWVPLELEYGEVYAAFEDAAQNGIEVLKDLIPEEWLPVLDEIIKNYVEIPTVTIDAEFEISVPTPNGIEIIKEALIRARDRANEEQGIEVKFSYLGAPRYRIDITAPDYYKAEEVLEKIASEILQVIKQAGGEASLIRKEKKIRKIKRREA
- a CDS encoding 30S ribosomal protein S27e encodes the protein MAIPEKLIPMPRSRFLKVKCIDCGNEQIVFSHPATKVRCLVCGSTLVEPAGGKGVIKAKILEVLE
- a CDS encoding 50S ribosomal protein L44e yields the protein MKYPKQMRTYCPFCKKHTVHKVEKVKKRPRSELSAGQRRFRRILKGYKGFPRPNPAGREKPVKKLDLRFVCTECGKAHTRGEGFRVKKFELV
- a CDS encoding ferritin family protein, whose product is MMLEEFLYEIKEVEERELEAYKKLLKKLKDPEYADLRNFLLRLTIDEVLHKHISEALEKAYQEVKELIKEYTPEEETELGTAVLFPGIPTIILPTEVNAIGTRIPSDELLEEYFGEFPGEPVVPAELMEEIREKLKNYIEKEETLIEKYEKLSEKAKHPVLRGIAKDIKNNEEQHKKMLEKLLEHYKS